Proteins encoded by one window of Pelecanus crispus isolate bPelCri1 chromosome 8, bPelCri1.pri, whole genome shotgun sequence:
- the PSME3IP1 gene encoding PSME3-interacting protein isoform X2 yields MDGGDGTADLVINKRFVSESELEERRKRRQEEWEKVRKPEDPEECPEEAYDPRSLYERLQEQREKKQQEFEEQFKFKNMVRGLDEDETHFLDEVSRQQELLEKQRREEELKELNEYRSTLTKVGVSMDPKKETEKKLPMKSVENKNKFSQAKLLAGAVKHRSSDGGNSVKRLKLDTDHDEKSQEKPSCVPLGSSSVGGSTVHCPSAAVCIGILPGLGAYSGSSDSESSSDSEGTINSTGKIVSSVFRSNSFFDGP; encoded by the exons ATGGATGGGGGAGATGGTACTGCTGACCTTGTGATTAACAAGAGGTTTGTGTCTGAATCGGAGCTAGAGGAACGACGAAAGAGAAGGCAAGAGGAATGGGAAAAGGTCCGAAAACCTGAGGATCCAGAAG AATGCCCAGAGGAGGCATATGACCCACGTTCGTTGTATGAAAGACTTcaggaacagagagaaaagaagcagcaggagttTGAGGAGCAATTTAAATTCA AAAATATGGTAAGAGGCTTAGATGAAGATGAGACGCATTTCCTTGATGAGGTTTCTCGGCAGCAAGAGCTACTAGAAAAGCAACGAAGAGAAGAAGAGCTGAAAGAACTAAATGAATACAGA AGCACTCTCACCAAAGTGGGAGTCAGTATGGACCCAAAGAAGGAAACTGAGAAGAAATTGCCcatgaagtcagtggaaaacaagaacaaattcTCTCAGGCAAAGCTGTTGGCAGGAGCTGTGAAACACAGAAG ttcAGATGGTGGTAACAGTGTGAAGAGGTTGAAACTAGATACTGATCATGATGAAAAGAGTCAAG AAAAACCATCCTGTGTTCCCTTGGGGAGCAGCTCGGTGGGAGGCTCCACGGTCCACTGTCCCTCAGCAGCTGTGTGCATTGGGATCCTGCCTGGCCTGGGTGCCTACTCGGGAAGCAGTGATTCGGAGTCCAGCTCGGATAGTGAAGGCACTATTAATTCCACTGGAAAGATCGTCTCTTCTGTCTTTCGTAGCAACAGTTTCTTTGATGGTCCATAA
- the PSME3IP1 gene encoding PSME3-interacting protein isoform X1, which translates to MDGGDGTADLVINKRFVSESELEERRKRRQEEWEKVRKPEDPEECPEEAYDPRSLYERLQEQREKKQQEFEEQFKFKNMVRGLDEDETHFLDEVSRQQELLEKQRREEELKELNEYRSTLTKVGVSMDPKKETEKKLPMKSVENKNKFSQAKLLAGAVKHRSSDGGNSVKRLKLDTDHDEKSQEKPSCVPLGSSSVGGSTVHCPSAAVCIGILPGLGAYSGSSDSESSSDSEGTINSTGKIVSSVFRSNSFFDGP; encoded by the exons ATGGATGGGGGAGATGGTACTGCTGACCTTGTGATTAACAAGAGGTTTGTGTCTGAATCGGAGCTAGAGGAACGACGAAAGAGAAGGCAAGAGGAATGGGAAAAGGTCCGAAAACCTGAGGATCCAGAAG AATGCCCAGAGGAGGCATATGACCCACGTTCGTTGTATGAAAGACTTcaggaacagagagaaaagaagcagcaggagttTGAGGAGCAATTTAAATTCA AAAATATGGTAAGAGGCTTAGATGAAGATGAGACGCATTTCCTTGATGAGGTTTCTCGGCAGCAAGAGCTACTAGAAAAGCAACGAAGAGAAGAAGAGCTGAAAGAACTAAATGAATACAGAA GCACTCTCACCAAAGTGGGAGTCAGTATGGACCCAAAGAAGGAAACTGAGAAGAAATTGCCcatgaagtcagtggaaaacaagaacaaattcTCTCAGGCAAAGCTGTTGGCAGGAGCTGTGAAACACAGAAG ttcAGATGGTGGTAACAGTGTGAAGAGGTTGAAACTAGATACTGATCATGATGAAAAGAGTCAAG AAAAACCATCCTGTGTTCCCTTGGGGAGCAGCTCGGTGGGAGGCTCCACGGTCCACTGTCCCTCAGCAGCTGTGTGCATTGGGATCCTGCCTGGCCTGGGTGCCTACTCGGGAAGCAGTGATTCGGAGTCCAGCTCGGATAGTGAAGGCACTATTAATTCCACTGGAAAGATCGTCTCTTCTGTCTTTCGTAGCAACAGTTTCTTTGATGGTCCATAA